The Synergistota bacterium DNA segment ACCCCTGGAATTATCCCTATGATTATTCCAATTATGGATGCCCTTATAGTCGTCTTCCAATATTTAAAAACGCCAAGTAAAGGAACTGTAACCCTAAGCTTTTTAGGATCAACCATAAGCTTTCCCTGACCAGGCTCCCTCATAACACAGAAGACCTCGGTCAAGCCGAAAAGACCGATCAAAGCCGGAATTAGAGATATACCGCTTAACAGGTTCAAGCTACCAAAGGTAAAGCGAGGATAAGTGGTCATATTATCCATCCCTATCATAGCGGTCATAAGGCCTAAAAAGCCAGTGATCCATCCCTTAATCTGAAGCTCCCCCATGGTTAAGCTACCGCATATCATTACACCCATTATAGTTAAGACGAAGAACTCCCAAGATCCAAACTTAAGCGCTATCTTAGCAAGAAGAGGAGTAGCAACTGCCAGCGCTAAAACCCCGATAAGCCCTCCCCAGAAGGAGGCTAAACGAGCGTAACCCAAAGCCTCACCAGCCATTCCCTTCTTAGCAAGCTCATATCCATCTATAGCGGTTGCTGCTGCAGATGGTGTCCCAGGGATGTTAAGTAAAACAGCGCTATTAGAACCGCCATATATACCACCACAATACAAGGCAACAAGCATTGGAATGGCATATTTTGGAGCTAATCCATAAGTTATCCCGCTTAAAAGCGCTATACCCATGGTAGCTGTAAGACCAGGCAAAGCACCGATTATTATTCCAAGAATAGATGAAATGGACATTAAAAACAGCAACTTTGGCTCAAACATGCTTATAAAACCATCAAAAAGCCTGACTAAGCTCTCCAAAACCCCATCCCCCCTATCAACTAAGCATTAGGGCAACCTCACCGCAAAGAGCTTTCCAAAGGAGTATGCTAATCCTAAGCTTACTAAAACCGCTATACCAACAGCCATATAAAGCTTCGTGCTTTTAAAATAAATATAGGAACCTATTAGATACAAAAAGGTAGCCAAAGTGTAAGGTATCTTGCCTAAAACTGCAACATAGGCAATTGTTAAAACTATAAACATCAAAAGTCTCCTGGTTTTTATCTTCTCAAGATCCTTTTCAGATGTATATTCCTTTACTTGAAAAACACTTACCCTCACCCTTTTAATAAAAAGATACAAAATAAGGCTTAAAGAAAGAAGCATAAGAACGGCAGATAAAAAGGCGGGAGTCAGTCCAGGGGAATCATGAGGGGTACCCTTTGGCATCTTCAAAGACTCGAGCAAGCCATAAAGTCCTATCAAGAAAACGGAAATACATATACCGATTTCCCAAAAGAATCTCCTCTTATCCATCTTAAAAGGATCGCCTCCATCATCTTAGTATGCTTTAAAAGGCAGGTGGCCTTAAAACCACCTGCCGTCAATTACCCTTCTAGATAGAACTATTACTCCGGCTTAGGAATCTTAAAGTCCTCAGGAGATCTTCTGGCAAGCTTAAGATCATGCAAAAGCCAACTAACTAAAGAGGTTTCCCTTGCTGCCCACTCTTCAGACTTCTTCCTGTCATAACCAAGATATATCATTGCCTGTTTCTGGATGAACTCCTTGAACTTCGGAGACTGAACAGCCTGAGCATAAGCCTTATCTATAGCATCAACAACCTCTTGTGGAACATCCCTCGGTACAGCTATGCCCCACCAACCACCGAAAGGCAGGTACTTCTTTATGTTAGGAGCCCATTTTGCCACTGTGGGAATCTTACCTACACCCTCTATCTCGATATCCTCATCGTTAAAGTGTGCAAGTATCTTAAGTTGACCGCCTTTAATCAAGTCTACGGCTTCCATTAAGCCAGGTATACCAGCCTTCGTTTCCCCAGCTACAGCAGCTGCTGCCGCCGCACGACCGCTTGGATAAACCACTATCTTAAAGTCTCCTCCTACTTCCTTCTTAAGCATCTCCAAAGCTATATGCCAGCCATTAGCTATACCAGAGTTAGCAAGTGTTAAGTCCTTGCCTACCTCCTTCATCGCCTTTATAAAGTCATCCATCGTCTTTATAGGAGAGTCGGGCTTAACGCATATGGTAGCTACACCTGCGGCAGCGATCCACATATGAAAATCTTTATAAGAGAAGGGACCAAGATCCATAACTTGATACATCCTTATATTATCAGAAAGACCAAGCCAGATATAACCATCATGAGGTTGACCCATAACATAAGCTGTAGCTACAGCACCGGTAGCGCCAGGCATGTTAATAACGTTAATGGGAACCTTCAATATCTGCTGCATCTCTGCTGCCAAGGCTCTGTTAACCTGATCGGTCGCTCCACCAGCGCCAAACTGCACGATCACTGTTATGGGCCTCGTTGGATATGCAGCAAGCGCTCCGCCCGCTAATCCAACAACAAGTAACCCCATCACCAACAAAACCAGAAACTTCTTCATCTTTCTTCCCTCCTTCTAATTAAATTTTTTTGACAGATTCACCTTTATACTCGGTTATAAAATACCACCTCCTTCCTTCACATAGCGGCTTTACATATGCGGATAAGATCCTCAACCGTAGGTGTCCTTGGATTTATGGGGATACCAACGTTATTCATCGCCTCACGGCATATATCCTCAAGGGCCTCCTCTTTAATCCCAACCTCTTTCAGGCTCGAAGGTATACCCACATCCCTACATAGCTCCTTAACCGCTTCCACCGCTTTCCTTGCAGCTTGGATCTCAGTAAGACCGCAAGTATTTTCACCAAGGGCCTCAGCTATCTTAGCAAACTTGGAAACGTTACCTATTAGATTAAACTCCATACCATAAGGAAGAAGTATCGCATTTATAACTCCATGAGGAACATCGAAGTATCCTCCCATGACCGCAGTTATAGCGTGAACCACACCAAGCTTGGTGTTCGCAAAGGCTAAAGCAGCCATGGTACTACCAAGAAGCATGTTATAGCGAGCCTCAAGGTTATCTCCCTTTGCATAAGCAGCCCTTAAATATTTTCCTATAAGATAAATAGCATGTAAAGCTATAGATTCCGATATAGGTTCAGTAATTACATTCGTATAAGACTCTATAGCATGGGTTAAGGCATCAAGACCGGTTGCCGCAGTAACGCTTGGAGGCATACTAACGGTCAAGAGGGGGTCACATATAGCTATAGAAGGGGCAAGCTTAGGATTTCCTATCCCCATCTTAACCTTTTTATTTGTGTCCTTTATAACCGTTACCCATGTTATCTCGCTTCCTGTTCCAGCGGTCGTTGGAATAGCTATTAACGGAAGGATCTTATTCTTTGGGGGGTTCTTCCAGAAATAGCCTATCTCTCCTTCATTCGTAAGAAGAAGTCCGATAGCCTTAGCGGTATCTATTGAGCTTCCTCCACCAACTGCAACTAAAAGATCACAACCGAACCCTTTAGCTACCTTCACGCCCTCATCCACTATCTCAACTGTGGGGTTAGGCTCAACCTTAGAAAAAACCTCGGTTTTGAAACCAGCAGCATCAAGCTTCCCTTTGATCTTCTCCACTATATTTGTGCGCAAGACACCAGTATCGGTAACTATAAGAACGTTTTTACCACCAAGCTCGTTTACCCTATCTACTATCTTCTCTGCCTCTCCAACTCCAAAGTATAGCTTCGTTGGAATCTGCCAAACAAAGGGCTTAACAAACATCTTACCCCCTCCTTTTCGAGAAAGGCAAAGCCTTTCTACTATCTTGAACATTGACTTACAAGGTAGAATAAAAATTAAAATCTGAGAGGAAAGACCAGCTTACCTTCTCGTATGA contains these protein-coding regions:
- a CDS encoding tripartite tricarboxylate transporter permease, giving the protein MESLVRLFDGFISMFEPKLLFLMSISSILGIIIGALPGLTATMGIALLSGITYGLAPKYAIPMLVALYCGGIYGGSNSAVLLNIPGTPSAAATAIDGYELAKKGMAGEALGYARLASFWGGLIGVLALAVATPLLAKIALKFGSWEFFVLTIMGVMICGSLTMGELQIKGWITGFLGLMTAMIGMDNMTTYPRFTFGSLNLLSGISLIPALIGLFGLTEVFCVMREPGQGKLMVDPKKLRVTVPLLGVFKYWKTTIRASIIGIIIGIIPGVGEDVAAWVSYGTAKNVGMEREKIGKGSLEGVIAAETANNACIGGASIPMIALGIPGSGAAAVLLGGILLHGIRPGPLIFIEAPQFFFDYVAMQVMANFMLLIFGLLISNMLIKILLVKKDVLMPIVVTLCVIGAYAVNHSIFDVYVTLVFGVVGYILRNNGYPLAPFTLGLILGRMADENLRRALTLNESIIPFLTRPICIILWVLIILMILGRRRIEKAHVRA
- a CDS encoding tripartite tricarboxylate transporter TctB family protein, giving the protein MDKRRFFWEIGICISVFLIGLYGLLESLKMPKGTPHDSPGLTPAFLSAVLMLLSLSLILYLFIKRVRVSVFQVKEYTSEKDLEKIKTRRLLMFIVLTIAYVAVLGKIPYTLATFLYLIGSYIYFKSTKLYMAVGIAVLVSLGLAYSFGKLFAVRLP
- a CDS encoding tripartite tricarboxylate transporter substrate binding protein, which translates into the protein MKKFLVLLVMGLLVVGLAGGALAAYPTRPITVIVQFGAGGATDQVNRALAAEMQQILKVPINVINMPGATGAVATAYVMGQPHDGYIWLGLSDNIRMYQVMDLGPFSYKDFHMWIAAAGVATICVKPDSPIKTMDDFIKAMKEVGKDLTLANSGIANGWHIALEMLKKEVGGDFKIVVYPSGRAAAAAAVAGETKAGIPGLMEAVDLIKGGQLKILAHFNDEDIEIEGVGKIPTVAKWAPNIKKYLPFGGWWGIAVPRDVPQEVVDAIDKAYAQAVQSPKFKEFIQKQAMIYLGYDRKKSEEWAARETSLVSWLLHDLKLARRSPEDFKIPKPE
- a CDS encoding iron-containing alcohol dehydrogenase → MFVKPFVWQIPTKLYFGVGEAEKIVDRVNELGGKNVLIVTDTGVLRTNIVEKIKGKLDAAGFKTEVFSKVEPNPTVEIVDEGVKVAKGFGCDLLVAVGGGSSIDTAKAIGLLLTNEGEIGYFWKNPPKNKILPLIAIPTTAGTGSEITWVTVIKDTNKKVKMGIGNPKLAPSIAICDPLLTVSMPPSVTAATGLDALTHAIESYTNVITEPISESIALHAIYLIGKYLRAAYAKGDNLEARYNMLLGSTMAALAFANTKLGVVHAITAVMGGYFDVPHGVINAILLPYGMEFNLIGNVSKFAKIAEALGENTCGLTEIQAARKAVEAVKELCRDVGIPSSLKEVGIKEEALEDICREAMNNVGIPINPRTPTVEDLIRICKAAM